From the genome of Scytonema hofmannii PCC 7110, one region includes:
- a CDS encoding type I-MYXAN CRISPR-associated endonuclease Cas4/Cas1 — MQILEDIELSTKLETIRVSALHALAYCPRLFYLEEVEELYTQDAAVFAGRRLHAELEKQEDEDWEELFLISEELGIRGRVDALRTREGETIPYEHKRGRCHRDENKQPQAWESDKLQILAYCCLLESSLGIPIQEGRIRYHADNVLVRIPLDDLGRAAVRGAIEKARNLRQSTHRPPVTDNERLCTRCSLAPVCLPEEARLAHDREWQPIRLFPEDDNRQVIHVLEPGTNVGRTGEQIKIARRNQPLETIPARQVAQLVLHSYSQISTQALHFCGEQGIGVHFVSGGGRYLGSFDTRNGSIQRRIRQYTALSSPDTCLELARKLVICRAQGQRKFLMRGKGKNKASEKLTKAIDQMKAVLKLIPHAKSLESLLGYEGNLAALYFNAFPDLISPDVPKEMGFDIRNRRPPKDRFNCLLGFGYALLLKDIMNAILIVGLEPALGFYHQPRSQAAPLALDLMEIFRVPLVDMIVMSSVNRNQWDIKTDFDIRGQQVWLSEAGKRKFVELYENRKQETWKHPATGYSLTYRRLLELEVRLLEKEWMGEGGLFGQLIVR, encoded by the coding sequence ATGCAAATTCTCGAAGATATCGAACTCTCTACCAAACTGGAAACCATCCGCGTTTCTGCTCTCCATGCTTTAGCCTATTGTCCCCGCCTATTTTACCTTGAAGAAGTCGAAGAACTCTACACCCAGGATGCTGCCGTATTTGCTGGACGTAGGTTACACGCTGAACTTGAAAAGCAAGAAGATGAAGACTGGGAGGAATTATTCCTCATCAGCGAAGAATTAGGTATACGGGGACGAGTTGATGCATTGCGGACTCGCGAAGGAGAAACAATTCCCTACGAACACAAGCGGGGAAGATGCCATCGGGATGAAAACAAACAACCCCAAGCATGGGAAAGCGATAAATTACAAATCCTTGCCTACTGTTGTTTGCTTGAATCATCTCTTGGTATACCTATTCAAGAAGGTCGCATTCGCTATCATGCTGACAATGTATTAGTTCGCATCCCACTAGATGATTTAGGACGAGCCGCAGTGCGGGGAGCGATAGAAAAAGCACGCAACCTCAGACAGTCTACCCATCGACCACCAGTAACCGACAACGAACGCTTGTGTACTCGTTGTTCCCTGGCTCCCGTGTGTTTACCCGAAGAAGCACGTCTAGCACACGATCGCGAATGGCAACCGATACGCTTGTTTCCTGAAGATGACAATAGGCAAGTCATTCACGTTCTCGAACCTGGTACTAATGTAGGTAGAACTGGAGAGCAAATCAAAATTGCCCGTCGCAACCAACCATTAGAAACTATTCCCGCTCGACAAGTAGCTCAATTGGTACTGCACAGCTATTCGCAGATTTCCACCCAAGCACTACATTTCTGTGGCGAACAGGGAATTGGCGTACATTTTGTTTCTGGTGGTGGTCGTTACCTGGGTAGTTTTGATACTCGGAATGGTAGCATTCAACGTCGCATTCGTCAGTATACTGCCCTGAGTTCCCCCGATACTTGCCTAGAGTTGGCACGTAAACTCGTAATTTGCCGCGCTCAAGGACAGCGAAAATTTCTCATGCGTGGGAAGGGCAAAAACAAAGCTAGCGAGAAATTGACAAAAGCGATCGACCAAATGAAAGCCGTGCTAAAACTTATTCCTCACGCAAAATCTTTGGAATCGCTCTTAGGATATGAAGGAAATTTAGCAGCACTCTATTTTAATGCTTTCCCCGATTTGATTTCACCTGATGTACCAAAAGAAATGGGGTTCGACATCAGAAATCGTCGTCCTCCTAAAGATAGATTCAATTGCCTTTTAGGATTTGGGTACGCTTTGTTACTCAAAGATATCATGAATGCCATCTTGATAGTAGGGTTAGAACCTGCACTAGGGTTTTACCACCAACCGCGATCGCAAGCTGCACCCTTAGCTTTAGATTTGATGGAAATTTTCCGAGTTCCTTTAGTAGATATGATTGTCATGTCTTCCGTCAATCGCAATCAATGGGATATAAAAACTGATTTTGATATTCGCGGACAACAGGTTTGGCTGAGCGAAGCTGGTAAACGTAAGTTTGTGGAACTCTACGAAAATCGCAAGCAGGAAACTTGGAAGCATCCAGCAACAGGGTATTCCCTTACTTATCGGCGTTTACTGGAGTTAGAAGTGCGACTCTTGGAAAAGGAATGGATGGGTGAGGGTGGTTTATTCGGTCAGTTGATTGTCAGATGA
- the cas5 gene encoding type I-MYXAN CRISPR-associated protein Cas5/Cmx5/DevS encodes MITAIKKNLALEIEVPIACFRQSRAREYAETYLFPPPSTVYGMLLSIVGETNRYKHCGVKLAIAMLTSGNAVLSQPQKSTIIRTFRRFKKKDIHDPTNSRPDYQELLTDVKFITWIDSQTDQSQTTLSERLEQAFTNPASIERFGGLCLGESRDLVNSITMWSESDRSQSLQWLVQDEDGLFTLPYWVDHVGSKGTRWKRYLILEPSKNYLPPETAWTVIQPT; translated from the coding sequence ATGATAACTGCAATCAAGAAAAATTTGGCATTAGAAATTGAAGTTCCCATCGCTTGCTTTCGTCAATCTCGCGCTAGGGAGTATGCTGAAACTTACCTATTTCCCCCACCATCGACAGTCTATGGAATGCTATTGTCAATCGTGGGAGAAACCAATAGGTATAAACATTGTGGTGTGAAATTAGCGATAGCTATGCTGACCTCCGGTAACGCAGTTCTTTCTCAACCTCAAAAATCAACCATCATCCGTACTTTTCGCCGTTTTAAGAAAAAAGACATTCACGATCCAACAAACTCTAGACCAGATTACCAAGAATTACTCACTGATGTGAAATTTATTACTTGGATTGATTCTCAAACCGATCAATCCCAAACAACATTATCCGAAAGGTTAGAACAAGCATTTACAAACCCTGCTTCAATCGAACGTTTCGGGGGTTTATGCTTAGGAGAAAGTCGGGATTTAGTCAATTCTATAACAATGTGGTCAGAAAGCGATCGCAGTCAGTCTTTGCAATGGTTAGTACAAGATGAGGATGGATTATTCACTTTGCCTTATTGGGTAGATCATGTTGGCTCCAAGGGTACGCGATGGAAAAGGTATTTAATACTTGAGCCATCAAAAAATTATCTTCCTCCTGAGACTGCTTGGACGGTCATTCAGCCAACTTAA